tgacaattattattataatattaaattaaaatttattaaaggtatcaatgtaatcaatcatcgtgagagttaacatGAACGCAATACATGAAAAACTGACTTCACacataatattatagagatatttatagtatttttatttttatttgatatccAACATGATCATTATTCGCAATAATCATTACATATTCAAACGTATGCAGATGAAAAGATATCATACAAACAcaagtgaaaaagaaaaattaaaccataaaccttatgttttttaaaaaaaattatcttaggtcaacacaaaaaaagaaagaaaaaaaaaaaaaaaaaacaataattaacatatttatcttCGATATTATAATCACGAATGTTAACAGTGTTTGTATTCTTAAATTCACTTTGCCTGAATTTTTTCTGACAAATACTTTACCTGAATTCCATTGACAATGTCTATTTTATATCTTCTTTTGATCATGATGATCTATATAATTCCTTTGGTTGACTCAATTCGTATAAACAGAGAATTTAAATTCATTTGTCTGTCATCCCGTACGTGttacttctttttttatcaatggTACTTAATTTGATCaatttcataaattaaaaatttcaggTTATTAACTATAAGAAAAAGGGAGAACCGGTCTGGATTCCGGTAAACATCCGAGTACAAGATCATGTTACTGTTCCGGATCTTGATTACACCAATATCAAAAATCCTGATCAGTTCCTAGAAGACTATACTTCAAGAATTGCTAATATTCCAATGGATATGTCTAAACCCCTTTGGGAATTCCATTTACTCAACATAAAGACATCAAATGCAGAATCTGTGCTTCTAGCCAAAATTCATCATTCAGTTGGTGATGGAATGTCTCTTATGTCTCTTTTACTTGCTTGTTCAAGAAAAACATCTGACCCAAGCGCGCTAATTTCTAATACCTGGGCCACACCAAAACCCGTTAAGTCCATGATTTCGGCATGGTGGTTGATTGCTGGATTTTGGTTTATTATAAGAGTCACCTTCACCACTCTTGTTGAGTTTTTCAAGTTAATGCTTACAATATTTTTCTTGCGGGATACCAAAAATCCTCTCATGGGAAATCCCGATGATGGAATTCAATCTTGGAAGGTTGTCCATTGGATAATAAGTTTCGATGATGTCAAATTAGTAAAGAACACAATGAACATGGTACATATTTATTGTTGtcttgatttattttaatagttgaTATTGTCTTCTTACACTAACAACTTCCTTATGTGAATATTTTCTTCCAGAAGGTGAATGATGTCCTTCTTGGAATGACCCAAGCAGGTCTTTCAAGATATTTGACTACAAAATAtggtaaaattttaaagttctcAGCATAATATTGTTATCAAACTTGCCCTTTACTCAATAAATAGTTTTGCAATAGTCTATGTTTGAAAATAGATGAAGATGTAAGAAGCGAAACATAGAAAGTTGTTCGAAATAATTGCCTACAGAATGtcatttataatataaatttataagatgtttttatttttgagatatactctatcttattatatttaaaagaaaattttgtaaacaaaagaaaatagtaataatgaaaattttataataattttaatttctttggTGTCTATgtaattgtattaaaattaatatgagagatatataaaatataaattttcaaataatattatcaaaGTTTTCTTAACCCACTTATTCTTCTCTATAAAAGTATTTGAGATATTAGTTTCCTATGTGGTATCGTCACGTTAATTTTTAACATTGATCAATTACTAAATtatctttaatgaattaaatttatacataattaccattgtttaaactatttttattttttttctttggcgTAACTAATTCAATTACGCTGTTaattttagtttccttttaaaaatattatcacataaataataaaaaggaaatatctataaaatccataaaatttaaattattaatgaatataaattttatttttttatatattcattaaaaacataaataaaacaagGAAAGCATCTATTATCTttaaaattaatgtatatataaatgtttatttaaatagttatttttgaaggaaaataatatttttagcaaaaatatagtttagataattttatttacgttttgttaatttaaatttccattttaattttaataaaaccaaataaataattcaaaggaaatatttataaaatacatagattttaaatacataactaatttaaattttgttttcctttaATATTTCCATAAAACAgcatattctaaaaataaatggaatatatattttaaaatctaaaaataagaaCCAAActatatacaataaaataatcTGTTTGTAGTCAAACTAGAACAAAATAGTTAGACGAACATATACAACTAGGGTGGACGTTTGAGTACATAtgttcgggtttggttcgggtcTATTCAGGTTTTGAGTTTTTAGGATCAAATATTTTACTCCAATCaaggtatttataaatttcggTCTGGGTTTTGTTCGGATCTTTGCAGATTTGGTTCAAATTTGGATAACCCgtttagattatttaaaaagtattatatactttaaatttcttaaaatctaataacaaaataatacattaaatataagtttaaataatatgtcaaaatatctaaacttaacatataaattggtttgagttgaatatttggatagagaatcaatagatatttcaagtatttttggtgttttgagtattcGTTAGCCATTTTAGACAGttaattttgactattttaatatatttttaataattttagacaacttcaaactatttatatattttagattttttatatattaaatctaaaaagttaatatatatatatatatatccgaAATACATttggatatccaaaatacttcaaTTCGGGTCGGGTTCTGTTCCGATTATCAAACCCGCTTAAATATTCAAACAActtcggtttggatttggtatctatattattaaaactgaaatacctTTTGGTACtgtttagaaacatagataAGAAGATaaattagaattatttagaaacatggatagcagattaaatatttctttttatttacacatttagtcattgcattTACAATAGATTAAgtactttctttttgtttttttttttatttacatattcagCCACtatatttaacataaatttaaattaattaattacaatgattattttttttgtggtgaaaataaaaacaaaatctaaaatataaatattatatattatataaaataatttttaaatacaatattacATTAtctagtttagtcaaatataaaaatttcgagagttcaattttcaagaaaataaaatatcataaaattaataataattcatagataaataatgcaaaaaattaaaaattttagtatgttgtttcgttttaaaactaaatgttaatatatgaatagtacaatTAGATCTAATTACAtcaagttataaatttttaatataatattatgtacaaacaaaaatattattattaaaaatctatattataaaataatatattctattctatatgtaaaatacaaaatataaaagatatacatgtaattttttttataacaccAGCGGTTTATGAGTTTACGTGAAATACAAGTTAAATCAAACCGTGCAGGTCAGATTCTAGTTAGTTTTAGGATCGGATTCGACTGATTCTTTGGATTCGGGCTTTTATCCCAGCCCTATGTACAACGCAATATCCCATGTAATGAGTAAATGTCTATTCCATCGTACTGCGTGATTCTGCTCAAACTTCTCAGCAAATTAACTGTTTTCTCCCTATTATTTTGGGCCACTTTCTGTACTGGACTGCCAATACTCTCTAGATTAACTCCTCATTAGAGTTAAACCGGGCCATAAACCTAACTACTTTAGCCTTGGTCTTGTAACATTTTACATTTTTCCTgcaattttaaatatgaaaaattcttgttacaaaaaaaaataatgagtaACTGAATAGAGCCAAattcttatattaaaaatagaggCCTAATTAAAACAGTAACATACTTAGAATCgttctatttaatttttataaatataaattataaacaattCAAAACTAATGAATAAGTGAAATGGTATATTAACAAGCTATTATGATTTaggttttgtaaatatttatatatgttcattaagtttcaaaatattttcagtTATGTTCACATATGCAATTCCGGACCAATGATATTTTCCTATTGTTTTCACAATTAACATTTATCtaattatacataatataaccaaaatatattataaatccaAAACACTGAAGAACTAAACTAAATGCAAGGAAAAAAGTTAATCTAATTTCAAgttatttaaaacaataaaagaagTATGGTCTAATTGAGTGAAATGATGCAATCCAATATTACCAAAAATAACCATTAAGATTTTTATAAGCAAagtcaaatatttattttaaaagattatattatttatatttatacatacaAATTATATTACATAACGCATTAAAACTTATAAACTTAAACTAAACATTAATAATTTGtgatactttatatatatatacgaacACATGAGAGTCACCTAGTTTAAATGTATATTAGGAGATTTCAATCCcagtttcaaatattatttgaaactcatatactttatattttcataatgtTAGATTTTCCACGAGATAAGCCAGTCTTGTTAAAACATTTTACTACAACAGTTCTAGTATCTGATAATCATTGACAGATGGCTATACGATGGCCCAGAAGAAAAGAATCTTGGAAAAAATCCGGTTTCGTGGAGCTGTAGCTGTAAACCTAAGACCATCAACGAATATAGAGGTGACAAtcaatataattatacaataatAGAGAATTGTGTCTTTTAACTAATTAACTAGAGtttaaatttcaaacaaaatgtGTAAATGTAGGATTTGGCTAATATGATGACGAAGGGATCAAAGTGTAGGTGGGGAAACTTCATAGGAACTATTATATTTCCATTATGGATAAAATCAGAGAATGATCCTTTGGAGT
The sequence above is drawn from the Raphanus sativus cultivar WK10039 chromosome 7, ASM80110v3, whole genome shotgun sequence genome and encodes:
- the LOC108834956 gene encoding LOW QUALITY PROTEIN: wax ester synthase/diacylglycerol acyltransferase 1 (The sequence of the model RefSeq protein was modified relative to this genomic sequence to represent the inferred CDS: deleted 1 base in 1 codon), with the translated sequence MEKKEFLDGDDLETTSMEPLSPMSQMLSSPNLFIVITFGFKVKCNPSAFVEGFKTTLINAPRFSSKMVINYKKKGEPVWIPVNIRVQDHVTVPDLDYTNIKNPDQFLEDYTSRIANIPMDMSKPLWEFHLLNIKTSNAESVLLAKIHHSVGDGMSLMSLLLACSRKTSDPSALISNTWATPKPVKSMISAWWLIAGFWFIIRVTFTTLVEFFKLMLTIFFLRDTKNPLMGNPDDGIQSWKVVHWIISFDDVKLVKNTMNMKVNDVLLGMTQAGLSRYLTTKYDGYTMAQKKRILEKIRFRGAVAVNLRPSTNIEDLANMMTKGSKCRWGNFIGTIIFPLWIKSENDPLEYVRRAKATMDRKKISLEAFIFYGIIKFTLNFLGGKAVEAFGKRIFGNTSLAFSNVKGPDEEISLFGHPISYIAGSALVASQALNIHLISYVNKIIINLAVDTATIPDPHQLCDEIVEALQIIKSAVQDKKSHKMEV